From the genome of Triticum aestivum cultivar Chinese Spring chromosome 1A, IWGSC CS RefSeq v2.1, whole genome shotgun sequence:
ACAATCGGCTGTTTTATGTGAAGTTCAGAAGGGAAGGGACTATTGTAGGGTCACAATTGGTTCACACCAGCTAAACACAGTGATGTCATGCCATGTCAATGTAAACGCCGGAAAGATGAAACCTGTCCATGTGAAGATATATGGCTAACGTATCAAACAGACGATCATACTTCGGTAAAGCACATCCAGATGATTACCGGTTAGTGGTAATGGTAACTAGAAAAAAGGCATCAAAATGACAACTTTAAATCACAAACTTTCACTAGACAATACGGCTCCCTATGTCAGAGCCTCAGAGGCAGCTGTTTGACTTGGTCTATTGGTAAGTTTCAAATTCCAGAAGAATGGGCAAATCGACAAGTTACACAAATGtgttactccctccggtcctttttactccgcatattagagttgtatcaagtcaaactttgtaaactttgaccaaatttatattaaaaaatatcaacatatacaataccaaatatatatactatgaatctacatttcataatgaatccAATAATATTAATTTGACAATATGAaaaatttggtcaaagtagagatgctttgactttggacaaaacttatatgcagactaaaaaggaccggagggagtacaaaatatcATGAGTACATAATAATTTAAGTTTCACAATAGGAGAACGAACCCATTACTGCTATCAATATTAGAAGATAACAAAACGAAATAATCTCTCTTTAATCTAAAATTGATTCCTCATCCTGGATCCAACTAAAAAAATCCTGGATCCACGTCATTCCAAACATAGCCAACTACTGTCTCCACTGGAACTGTCGTGTCACTCCACTAACTTTCGCGTCTAATCATGTGCTAAACCCTCAAACCGCCGCTTCACACCATACTACCTATACCTCTCACTGTTCTTTTGTTTCACAAACGAGGAGCGATACTCAAATTTTCGTTGACGGTTCATCGATCTGCAGCTGCCACTTCTGTCAATATCGGAAGCCTTTGGGGTCGCGTGGGTAGGGTAGTACAGGGAAGAGCGTCCAAGCGGCGATAGACACGGAGAAAGCCGTGCACATCTGTGCCTGGTTGTAGATGCCTTCAGATGCAAAGCCTGACCCTGCTGCTGCTGGCGAGTAACCCAAGGAAGAAAGATGGGGTATATTGTGGAGATGGGCGGTTGTTCAAAAATGATGCATTGTTAAACattactccctccttcccataacATAGGACGTTTTTTTATACTAGTGtagtttcaaaaaacgtcttacattatgggacgcaGGGACTACTATTTGGTTTCTGCCAGAATTCATCACATCTTGATGAAGCAATTTTCTAGCCCCCAACCAACATTCCCTTTATGAGGGACTGATTGAGCCTATGCAGTGTTCGCCGTACAGCCTTATTGATTGTGTTCAAGTCATATTTAATCCAAATATGCGAACATGTACTGTGCAACTTATGAGCAAATGCTTTGATTTAGGCATATTATTATTATAACATACCCATCTCTCAAATTGCTTACTGACCAGTCGCTGCCTCAAGGAAAACACGGGAATAAGACTATCTTCACACAGAGAAGAAAGATAATAATATAGACTATCTTCATCACCATAACGTATTTTTTTTCTTAGTGTGGTAAAAGAAGAAAAAATGATGAGAGCACAAAATAACTGACTTCTTTTATTGCAATACAAATACAAATGTCTATACTAATATGTAAGTGCACGTAACAGAATATCATCACAAGGCAGATTATCATATTATCTTTACATAAATCAGATGTGCCTTCTTTGTTATTTAATCTTGACACGAGATATGTAGTGAAATGAGTACAAGGAACTTACTTTGGTCCAACGGCTAGTTGGGATTATATCCTTACATTCTCGAAGCATTGATTTGAAGTCAGTTATGACAGCATTTCGCGCTGATTGAACTTTCTCTTCAAGAGCCCTCACCCTGCTCAAACATTTGAAAATGTGTCAAGTAAATGTTGATAACCCAATGGTTTGATTTGAAAGATGAAACTGAAATTCAATAGGCGGCCATACTTCTCCTTGAAAAGAGCCTCCCTTTCTTTTTTATCCAAGGCTACAAATCTTGGGTCAGCACCCCATTTTCTTTCGAAATCCTGGTAACCTGGTTTTGAATCGATGCCCTGCAATGTATGTATTAAGGCATGACATTCAAGAAAGCAGCAGTTGCAAAAATAAGCAGCCATCGGATGCCCTAATTTAAAGGAAAACCTCAAGTAACTTGTAAAATGAATTAATAGCAATTAGTGAACCTCAGATGCTTCTTCTAATAGCTGTTTATATGCCTCAACGGCAGCCTTCTGAGCAGCTCTCTTCTCTTTTCGTTCCTCGTCAGCACGTGTCCGAACAAAGTGGTCAAATATAGCCCGTCTAGTCGAGTGACTTGGAATAGCCTGTAGTGGGGCAATCTACAGTTAGTATCATTTGAATATAGAATTACTGCTGTAAAGCTAATAGTAGCAGCaggcaaaccaaaagaaaatatattgtactccctccgttccataattcttgtcgaactaaaatatgacaagaattatggaacagagggagcgCCTTACTACAGTAATAAGCATTATAAAGTAAGTTTCATGTATTTCATGTATGCCAAGTAATCAGTACTTCTACTTAAGCAGGAAGAAATACAATTTAGGGCCTACTTTGGAAAAGGGCAAATTTAGTGTTCTGAACATACAGTGTAGCAATCAGCTAATCATAATTGTTGTACTCCAACATGAGGTTTTGCTTGGAGCCTTGGATACAAATACAACATAACCAGGATTAGAAAAACAGAGCATAAATGGGCAGTTTGGCATTTGCTATGATGTGCAGCATTGAGCTCCTGAATTTAGTTACTTATGCAGAATCTTTCCTGATTCGAGTAAACTTATTGTTATGGCTCTAAAGAAGAGGTTACCACAACCAAAAGTAGTAACACAGAAGCTACTTAAAGATAAACCAGAACCACAAGCACACAGAACACAGATTCTCTGAATGAGTAATCGCTGTAATTTGAACACAGATCACAATGAACTAGGTTCGTCAGTTTTTTTCCAGTTCGAAGGACAGGAGTTAGCCTTGAACAGCAGATACTCATAAGGACACTTTAGAGTTTACCTTTAACTGCAATCACAGTAAATCTACAGACATAACCACCAATTACAGTATCAATTCAATTACAGAAAGAAGGCACTGACTTTGCATCATTGAAACTTGAACCAAGTTGGATAGCTACGGTTATTTATTTTGATAGGATTAGGAAACTATATCACTGCCTTGAAAGGGAACACCTGGTGCAGAAGGAgcaaagaaacaaaaagatcctTGAGATCATTGGTCAGCATTCACTTTGTTATCCTTGTGACAAATGATAAGTCAAGATATGTTCAGGCTCGCTCTGGCTTTCGGCCAAGAATAAACAGAAAAGCATATAAACGGTTAGGTGTAATGTTATTCTCAGTATTCAGTCATGCAGAAAATCCAACAGTCCATTTAGAAGTTTCTAGTATTTCAATGAAAACCATCTGAATCAAAACTTCTCTTTGTGCGCTATGCGGGAGCTCTCCTCTTTCATACTACTATAGCACTCGGCAATCATAACTCTACACATAAACTACTTGGAAGAAAGATAATGCACCCATACAAGTAGAAATCAACTATGAAAAATTCTACATGGAGAGGAAGTGTCCCTGTTGGCCACAAATGATACTATGGAAGCAGGAGTACGGTCACAAACTTGGCAAACCATAAAGATCTCATGAAAGGCTATAATGACCAATTTCACAAACCTTAAATCGTGAATCGAATACTATTTTTGGCAGTTCCTTCTCCCACTTTGAAAATGGTGCTACTCCTCGTTCCTTTAGCATTTTCTGTGAAAGTTTAAAATGAACCCATGTCATGTTATTACTTCACAGCACCAACAAAAATCAGCAAATTTCATAAATAAACAATTTGCATTCAGTTATCTTGGTTCCGAATAACATAAAGTAGACAAAATTTCGCCTTGCCAAAAAAACCATGAAATAGCATATGGTTACATAATACAAACGAATTGAAAAGGCATCAAAGTTCATTGTCTTAAACTAGCATTTCAGGGAAAACCAAATCTTGTGGAGGAGAAAAAAGCTCCCTCGACATCTATTCTGAAATTCAAAATAACATCATGAAAATTACCTTAAACTCACGAATACAATCCTCTTTACTTGGTCCATGTTCCTCATCATCTGAATCTGAAGAGGAATCTGACATATTTTCATTGCCATTGTTATCCTTTGATTTCTCACCATTTTTTGAACCTTGCTGTTCCTTAGGTGCACCATCAGCTGGTTTAGATCCATTCAACTCGGATGCACTAGATGATGGAGTAGCAAGAGGAGAGGACACACTGAAAGCACCAGCGTCCTGCAATTTCTTCTTTATCAAATCCAAAGCAGAAGGCGATGCAGGGGCAACTGTTTGCCGAAGTGGCAACGAATCACGGCCACCTGTCTGTAAGGCAGGAGTACTTATTTCACCACTCGCCTCTCCCTTATTTGCTACTGTGCCAGCATCCTGCAGTGAAGTTGAACTTCCTTTCAAGTTGCCAGAATCAGCATTCTTGTTGAGTTCAGCCACCTCCGGCGGAAGTTGCCAGCTGCTAACCTGTTCAGCATCAGAATTAAGCCATATACTATAACAAATTCATGCGATACTGGAAGGCTACCCCACCAACCCAATGTAGTATATGTGCTGAGCTTCAAAACCATCATCAAGCACATACCTTTTGTTTATTGTCATAGTAATATTTCTTTCCATCACTTGTAGTTACTATGCTCCAGTCTGTGCCAGCAATTTTGTCCCTGACAAAGTGACAAAATGTAAGGTCCATGAAACACTATTTGTGGGCATGCACAGAAAAACAAATTGGCATGTTTATTCAGGTGAAGAGCAAAAGACCAAAGTGGATAAAGACATTCATAACAATGGCAGCTTCCAGAAATTTACATGCATGTTTGGAACACACTAGAAAGCCATTCAATTATTACAGCAGTCTGCACAAATTCATATATTCCTTGCAGGGCCTACATAGGGTTGGTCCTGACATGCAAAAGTGCATTTATGATAATATCTTAGATGGGTAGTATGGTAcgagccatggacaggggtgcatggaagctttgctatccatgtgccagaaccatgagttggttgcgagatcttatgggtttcacctctagcctacccccacttgtttgggactaaaggctttgttgttgttgttgttgttgttattgttgttgttgggtAGTATGTTACCAATCTAGATGGACAGGAAAAGTTGTTCAACAACATCTCAAACATTGATATTTCGCTGTATAATACTGCAATCATATTGAGCTGGAATACAACAAATAGAACATGTGAAATCATGCCAGATAATACAAGAAAACTAAAATATCCTGCCTTGTGGCGCCAATATCAAAATGTAACCAAGAGCAGGCTGGTCTTTTACACTACTCATAATTGCATTTTGTGGTTTATACTTTATACTATTTACCGATCGTCCCACATTTAACAAGACCTTATAATTAGTTGCTGTGCACATTATCATCCACAGGAAATTGTAGGTACAAGATGTTTTGTAAAACGCCTAAGAGTATAGAAGTGGGTCTGATCAAATTCAAGAAGGTTCTTACAACCCTcatatgccaacataaaattagcCAAAGTAGCACAGGGTAAAATGAGCAGTTGCACGACATACCAAGAAGCTGGAACTGGTTGAGCTGCAACCTTCTCGAGCTATAGCAGAACAGGAAAAATGAGTTAGTTACATTGTGGTGCTAAATTGCCATGTCACAGACTAGAATGAAGTTATATTACTTGATAAAGCTATTCTTCGGTGCAACTACCTCCCCCTTATAACCAGGTGGTCTTTGATAAGTTGATTCCCCTGTCAAGGCATTGTAATAATATAAAACACCGGCTTCTGTTTTGTGTGCAGACCATGCATCTGAATCCTGAACTCCGGCCATACTTCTGTCCTCCAGCCCTTCAGCATTACACATAAATCATAAGAACTGGAGAATTAACAGGAACACCAAGACTCAACACGAACATCAGCTCCAGTAAAAAGAATACCTGTTGGATGTTGTTCAACTGAAGTATGAATGGACTGCACAGATCCTGGATTTACGGATGGTTGTTCTTTGGGATCACCAGTTGTAATGCCTGGTGGTTGGATGTTGGGCAAGGATGTAGTCACAGAAGAAGTTCCAACCATTGGTGTACCAAGAGGTCCAAGAGAGCCCGGTGGATATGAATGGAAGGGAGCCTGCTGAAAGCCAGTAGGTTGTGGAGGATATCCCCATAAAGGTTGAGGTGGATTACCAGGCGCTGAAGGATAGGATGGGGCTGAAGGATAGGATGGATAAAACTGTTGCTGAGTTGCCCGTGGAACAGCACCTGGTGCAGCACCTGATGGTGATGTTTGAGGCAAAGATGGGGCTGGACCTGTAGGCCTCTGAAGGAGGCTtggtggagttgacaagtttgaaGGACGTTGTCCAGGTGCAGAACCCCCAACAGCCCCAAATCCCTCAGGACGAGGTGGCAGTGACTGCACTGTATGGGGACTTACCTCTGGGGCACTTGGGGCATCCGACTTGGAAGCACCAACATCCAGGTTACCctgtaataattcaaaaaaatattaGTGCCTCATTGACAAGATTCAAGCATATGGCAGCAAGCCAATCGAAGCATGCAGTGCTAAAAAaaagctggagggctcgggggtcaGGACTGTGCCTGTTGTGGGTTTGCACCATAAAGAATATTGGGCATCCTGGGTGGCACTGGAAATGGCAACCGAATAGATGCAGGAGGATTTGGTGCCATAGGTCCAGGGAATGGTGCACCTGGGCGAGGCAATTGCCCAGGAGCAGGAGGTTGCAAGGATGCTGGTGGAGCAAACATAGGGACTTGGACAGCATGGTTTGTCCTCTGAAAGAAAAGGTGGCATTAAGTGTTAGTGCGTTACAGAAGAGGATCGGTTCATTAAAAACTAATAACAAGAACAATAGTaatgctagtaataataaagccaTGAGAAATTACAGTGTCAAGTTGAAACTGCTGACCAGTAGGCAGGCTAGCATTGGCATGTGAGACTACATTATATGAGAAAGAAGGCCTGTTCCCAAAATACTGCCGTGGAGCTGGTGGCTGGAGAGCCGCTGGAGGCATTGGACGAGCCATCAGAGCCTGGAAAGGAAGAATGGTAAGAATACTAGTTATGATAATCTAACTTGAACATCGTTGAGTTGTTTTGCAGCGATCATAAATTTAGGTGTCAATAGTCAAATTTCTTTTACTCCTTTATTAAATGTTGCAGAAGCAGGATGCAAAGCCATGTACGTTTAGTTCCATTAAGAATTTTCAGTTGACTAATCATGAAGGCTACAGAAATGAAACATGCAGCAGGTTTATTACTGATTGAATAGGCTTCTAGGCATTCATATGAAAATTTCAGAATTCTTTATGCAAAGGTTCACGTCAGACGTCCGTGGACCGTGATAGAGAAAGGTAACCTATCTGTGTTTTCTGTCAGATGAAAAATCAAGCCAAAGAATGTTTTACCAAATGAAGGTCAAAAACAGTGCAGCAGGCATAACAACAAAGTTTCAACATAATTGCAACATAGTAACATACACCTAAAAGAACAATTTATTTGACAAAAGCATGAACTAGGCATTCATGTTGAAGCTAACAGAAACAAACAAATTATCGTTTTTTTAACCGGAGTGATATATGAACCTCTTGGCAGGAGGACTAAAGTAGGATTATATATCAGTTTGAAATTACTAAGTTCAGAGTGTCCCTACATAAACAATACAAGGGACAGGCTTCTGCAATCAAAAATTGCATCATATATCTGCGGCTCAGCACCTATCATCAGAACTAAGTCACTAACCAAAATATATTCCCCGGCAATGCTAGCACCATGTATCCTTTGAACAAAGTTATAGCATTACCTATGCGGATCATACACCAAAATGCATGAGAGAAACAATTTTCTTAAATGAACGTCTGTtaatagttactccctccgtccaaattagatgactcaactttgtactactctttagtacaaagttgagtcatctaatttggaacggagggagtaggttataAGCATATAAGCTGAAGAAAGGGATAGGATACTGATACTCTACCGGAGCGGAAGCTAGCTGCTGGTGGGCCAAACCGCTGCCCATATGCTGCGAGGGCGGCGCCCTGGGCAGAACGTTGTAAGAGAACGCGGGCGCCGGAGACGACGCCGGAGGCGCCATGTACGCCGGCGAGCCAGCGAactgcggccgcggcggcggcggccctggAGCGGCAGCCGAGGCAGGGGAAGCAGGCGGCGGTAGCACTGCGGCActcgaggtggaggtggaggtagGAGTGGTAGCGGGCGGGGCATCCCCAGCTGCCACCTCTTCCACCGCTGGGGCCGCCGCAACGGCGCCAAGATCGGATGCTTCCTCTGGTTCCGCCACTGGGGCAGCTTCCTCAGCCCGAGATGGCTCATCCGGCTGCGGGTTGGCAGCGTCGGAGGCGACCACCTCCGGCGTCGCCATGGGAGTAGAGTGTGGCCTAGGGTTTTGTGAGGCGAACGGGGCCGGACGGGCGTCGCGAGAGAGAAGCAGCCAACGGATGAAGAGAAAATTAGACAGGGCGGAATCTTTGAATGAACCGTGGCTAATCAGGCTTGGGCTCGGCAGCACCTGAAAGGCCCACAATCTATGCGGTCCGTttggttttgtttaaaaaaaactagggTCCGTTTGGTTCGGGGGTTAGGTTTGGATGGGTGTGGATATCCCCGCCTCACAAGGGATAGCCTCCTTTTCCATACGGATCAGCCGATTGATTAAATTAGTCGCGTCGTGAGCCATCGGATTCGTCCCTTCACAGATATTGGATCAGTCAATGCATGGCGCATCGCCCTCATCCCATCACCCCTAGCCGCAtcgaagcaaaaaaaaaaaaaaaaaaaacaagtcaGCGGCGCTCCATCGCAACCTGTCGCAACATCGACGAAAAGCCGGTGATGCTTCATTGCAGCGCCACACCGGCGTAACGGTGCTCCAATGCAACACCGACGGCTCGTCGTAGCTTCATCGCAGCGACGGAAGCCGGCGGTGCTTCATTGCACCTCCGACAACGGAGCGGTGGTGCTCCCATTGGTCACGGCATTAACGAGATCGAGCACTCCCTAACTCCGGCGGACATGCTCCCAACTCCACTACTCGGGGCTCACAGCACGCCTCCGCTCGCAGCAGGGTTGCGAAGGCAAAAAAGACGGAATCACGAGGCGAGGTGGAAGGAGATGGATTCATGATGGAAGAAAAAATGTGAGGTGAGGACGAAGGTAGAATAAAGGGGAAAGGGAAAAGAATAAGGCGTATGTGCATTTGGGGCCCACGTGGGACAAACGTCGATAGGACGAGGTGATTTACGCGTTGTGTGGATCAGCTGGTTCATTTGAGCACTTTTCCTTTTCTGGTTGGTTGAGTAGGGTGATAGGTGGTTGGAGATAGCCAAGTATGTGTTTGGTTTTGATGGATGAGTGGTGGGTAAAAAATGTGAAAATAGTAACTAGTGAACATTTGCCAATGAGAAACTGTTAGTGAACGCCCTACCTGCCACACGATCTTGATCCTACGGTGCAATTTGGATGACTTTTTTACACTCAAAATTAAAGAAATACCATTGCAGTTTTGTGAACCACCCAAGTTCTCTAAATACATTGAAACTGCCAGACTAACATTCGCAAATGCCATCTCTCGTGGCCAACGTTTATCAGATATGCCAACCCTAAAAGTTATGATGAGCTTTTCTTATTGAGGTTGTTATATTGCCATATAAGTGCATCGCCAAGGCGGACCCTCAAACCATCCGCATACGTCTGGGCCGCGTTGTCTGGACACGGTTTGCCATCCAATGCGGGCCTGTATAGGTCCACTGAGCGGTCTGGACGTACTTTTTTCGGCAAACCCGAGACAAACGTGGGGCCTTGCGAGAGTCCACGTAGGACTCGGACACCCTCAGCCCACCCAAAAACCCTTCCGGACCCCGCGCCTCCATCCTCCTCATTTTCTCTTATTTCTTTTTTCTCCCCTACCTTCGTCGTCACTCCACCACCCCGGCCTCTACGCCACACCCCTGCGGGAACTTTACGTCTTCGTCATCTCCAGCGTTCCAGTCGGGCTCTACCCCGCTTCTCCTAAGTCGTTGTTCAACTTCTCTCCTCCGACCGCCTCGCTAGGTACCATCCACTACTACTATACTCACCATGCCCCGGCACTTGTTCGATGCATTGTTGAAGCTAGAAAATTTGTCCCTTCTTCTTTCAGGCAATGGAATCTgatttggagtacatatacaagAACTATGTTGAGTCGTCTGACGGCTCGTCCGACGAGGAGAACTACACAAATGAGACGGCGATGATGCAGGCGGTCTTGAAGACGTGGGGCGTGCAGAGGAGCATGTTAGAGAAGCTTCGTCTTTCATCTATCATTGATGATTTAGAAGCTTTGGCGGAGGTTAGACCTCTATCTGAGCATGAAATGGAGATCAAGAGTCATTCGAATGCATAGATAGCTAGGCTGTTGCGTGGAGAGGAACTCATATGGTACCAACTTTCTAACCCCCAATTTATCCTGAAAGGCGATTCGAATAATAGATATTTCCatgacgcggaggagcttgtgcaggtgtgaaggggggccggagggggtggcgggcggggtgagggtttttgtgacatggggatggtgagggttttctttttttttaattgggtggtgagggttttctgtcccacaaagagtttcgaaggcaacggtttgctagagccaaccgtgtgtgattgacgtaacaggcaaaatgaaagtcattacacacggttccaattttggaaACCGTGTGTCAttgaagtactacctccgtcctggtttattgcccccctttgtaatttgtaccaaattttgatcaaatatttaactaacaaatgtttatgcacatcaccaaaaattatatcattgaacactatccctattgcaggatgctgctaacgcgacactacgattagagacacTTCGACAAAATTGTGtacaatgcaataatcgcaaatgatggtgtaaaaaaaccatcaaaaatgtgcaaaacatttgcgatggaggatgcatcaaacacggttcagattgtagttgcatgtgcgatgcagggcatacagttcaactcaattaactgtttgcgatgaggaggaacaaaagaaacggataGCCAGACAAAGATGTGtgcaatatacagcatacggttcactcggatgaactgtttgtgattaggcaacacaaaaaaaaactatcagccagatcaaggtgtgtgcgatatacgtcatGCGGTTcaattggatgaactgtttgtgttgagacatgagaacaaaaacggttcaaactaacaagatgtgtgtgatacgcggacaaacaagtctgtaatcggaaatgtgtgtgaagaccgataacaacatagatgattactgctaacaagctatgtgtgttgtgagcaaacgcttgctggtatacaattgtgagtgattgatgaaaacatcaccgacgggttccattgtttagtccgtgtgcgatgtgattttctctgtccgcacaacatctatgctctatctacagagcatcaacatatatacttaaaaatacagtattgcataaccaaattaagcatacaactAAATCATTGTTGGCGCGCTTTGCCGCGCCCATGCATTTCTTCGGTATAATGGTAGGAAATTCGTAAATATATGATGAAATGAAATATGGATGTTAAATACTCTCTTCGTCCATAATATAAGACATTATTACATTCAATATGCTAATATAAGACGTTATTACATACAATATGCAAGCATATTGAATGTAATAACGTCTTGTTTTATGGAACTGAGGGAGTACAACAAAATAAGTTGCTTGGGTTTAAGGACAACAAACTGAATATTCAGGTTAGCAAAACAGAGCACTGGCACTTGTTTTAGCAGCGTAATGTGTGTACTGCAGTTGCAAGATCAGACACTAAAATCTTATTCTAACCAGCTGCAAGTTTTAGCAACAGCATCAGGTTGTAAGGTAAAAATACAGCTCTAAGGTTGATGTACAATCAGCCTTAAACTGAAATCATAAACACCCATCAACTTGTTTGATCTTCGTTTTCCCTATTTTTTAGCCTAGCTCGTTGTTCTTGCCCATCATACGAAACACTTGGTTCTTGATTTCACATCTTATTGGCAGTTTATCAACTCATCATTTGATAACCCTAGTCCTCGTTGATGCACTGATTTGTTTTGTTTCATAATCTGTAGTAATAAATATATTATAAAGGGATGATAAATTGGTGAAAGTGTAGTTTTATCTATTGTATACCAGCAATTATATTGAGCATCAGACCATTACAAACCATTATATCAAGTAAAAAAATTATTTTAAAGGTTTAATAATACTATCAGCCAAAAAACATGTAATCATGAAATGCAGATTAGCAATAAGTGCTTGTCATCAAAACATCAGGAGAAGTAtacaaaaagaaaggaaaaacaatTCCATGCTTTTGAAATTTGAATAAATAGGTTGATTTTTCCAGTTCTTGTAAGTTCACAGCAAAGAACAAATATGTATGTCATCAAAGGGACCATGACATTACTACACCATCTAGGAAAAGTCATTATTACCCGTCTTTACAAATGTTAGATTAACCCTCACTATTTTAAGAGAAAACCTTCACTGCGTGATCTCGATTATATCAGTATGAGTATTGTTTTTTATCCCGTACTTTGCATAATTTGTCCAACTAAATGTTGCATTTGTGTGACCTTGTAAGATTAGCAGGATAGTAATTGATAATACTATTTCACAAAATAAGAGACATAGTTAAGTTTACAGTCTAAATATTGAACAATAAAAAGGCGAGACAACAAAAGATACTGCTTTTACTTTATAACCTGAAGCACCACAAAGGGAAACATCACAAAAGTTTCTAGAAGTTATACTTCTACAACATCATAACCTGAAGGCAAGTATGTACCTGAGATAATCGATTGAACGCAAAGATCCATTTTACTTGGAGCATGCTGGAAATCAGATCAACAAATAGAGAATTATAGAAGAAAATTAAAAGCCACTATCCACCAGAGATTCAAAACTGAAGAATTCCTCAAATGTCGTAGTAATAAACTGTCCAGCAGCCATCGGAGATTAAAGTAAAGAAATCCCAAATCAATATGCCAAAACCAGCCTCCAAGTTTTACCCAAATTAGTTG
Proteins encoded in this window:
- the LOC123046373 gene encoding pre-mRNA-processing protein 40C isoform X3 — protein: MLQVKWIFAFNRLSQALMARPMPPAALQPPAPRQYFGNRPSFSYNVVSHANASLPTGQQFQLDTRTNHAVQVPMFAPPASLQPPAPGQLPRPGAPFPGPMAPNPPASIRLPFPVPPRMPNILYGANPQQGNLDVGASKSDAPSAPEVSPHTVQSLPPRPEGFGAVGGSAPGQRPSNLSTPPSLLQRPTGPAPSLPQTSPSGAAPGAVPRATQQQFYPSYPSAPSYPSAPGNPPQPLWGYPPQPTGFQQAPFHSYPPGSLGPLGTPMVGTSSVTTSLPNIQPPGITTGDPKEQPSVNPGSVQSIHTSVEQHPTGLEDRSMAGVQDSDAWSAHKTEAGVLYYYNALTGESTYQRPPGYKGELEKVAAQPVPASWDKIAGTDWSIVTTSDGKKYYYDNKQKVSSWQLPPEVAELNKNADSGNLKGSSTSLQDAGTVANKGEASGEISTPALQTGGRDSLPLRQTVAPASPSALDLIKKKLQDAGAFSVSSPLATPSSSASELNGSKPADGAPKEQQGSKNGEKSKDNNGNENMSDSSSDSDDEEHGPSKEDCIREFKKMLKERGVAPFSKWEKELPKIVFDSRFKAIPSHSTRRAIFDHFVRTRADEERKEKRAAQKAAVEAYKQLLEEASEGIDSKPGYQDFERKWGADPRFVALDKKEREALFKEKVRALEEKVQSARNAVITDFKSMLRECKDIIPTSRWTKVKENFRSDPRYKAVKHEERENAFNEYIAELKSAEREVEQAAKAKVDEQAKLRERERETRKRKEREEQEMERVKLKIRRKDATSSYQALLVETIKDPKASWTESKPKLEKDPQGRAVNPDLGQGEAEKLFREHVKDLYERCRRDFRALLSEAIAPDAATRTTEGGKTVVISWSEAKDLLRSDPRYSKVASKDRESMWRRYADDMVRKLKQPDTEKPDTNARQQQQRQQQRRSSDPPRRR
- the LOC123046373 gene encoding pre-mRNA-processing protein 40C isoform X2, with the translated sequence MATPEVVASDAANPQPDEPSRAEEAAPVAEPEEASDLGAVAAAPAVEEVAAGDAPPATTPTSTSTSSAAVLPPPASPASAAAPGPPPPRPQFAGSPAYMAPPASSPAPAFSYNVLPRAPPSQHMGSGLAHQQLASAPALMARPMPPAALQPPAPRQYFGNRPSFSYNVVSHANASLPTGQQFQLDTRTNHAVQVPMFAPPASLQPPAPGQLPRPGAPFPGPMAPNPPASIRLPFPVPPRMPNILYGANPQQGNLDVGASKSDAPSAPEVSPHTVQSLPPRPEGFGAVGGSAPGQRPSNLSTPPSLLQRPTGPAPSLPQTSPSGAAPGAVPRATQQQFYPSYPSAPSYPSAPGNPPQPLWGYPPQPTGFQQAPFHSYPPGSLGPLGTPMVGTSSVTTSLPNIQPPGITTGDPKEQPSVNPGSVQSIHTSVEQHPTGLEDRSMAGVQDSDAWSAHKTEAGVLYYYNALTGESTYQRPPGYKGELEKVAAQPVPASWDKIAGTDWSIVTTSDGKKYYYDNKQKVSSWQLPPEVAELNKNADSGNLKGSSTSLQDAGTVANKGEDAGAFSVSSPLATPSSSASELNGSKPADGAPKEQQGSKNGEKSKDNNGNENMSDSSSDSDDEEHGPSKEDCIREFKKMLKERGVAPFSKWEKELPKIVFDSRFKAIPSHSTRRAIFDHFVRTRADEERKEKRAAQKAAVEAYKQLLEEASEGIDSKPGYQDFERKWGADPRFVALDKKEREALFKEKVRALEEKVQSARNAVITDFKSMLRECKDIIPTSRWTKVKENFRSDPRYKAVKHEERENAFNEYIAELKSAEREVEQAAKAKVDEQAKLRERERETRKRKEREEQEMERVKLKIRRKDATSSYQALLVETIKDPKASWTESKPKLEKDPQGRAVNPDLGQGEAEKLFREHVKDLYERCRRDFRALLSEAIAPDAATRTTEGGKTVVISWSEAKDLLRSDPRYSKVASKDRESMWRRYADDMVRKLKQPDTEKPDTNARQQQQRQQQRRSSDPPRRR